The Mesorhizobium koreense genome includes a window with the following:
- a CDS encoding SDR family oxidoreductase, with product MKKRIFLLGAGYSARAYARRQRGQAEAISGTTRSPEKFDALREDGIEPLIFDGTVSSEMADTLKRTTHLVLSAAPEAGAGDESHDPLLPHVDGRLRQAMPDLRWISYLSTVGVYGDHGGAWVDEGSECRPVSRRSVERLEAEKAWQRAAEREGLPLAVLRLAGIYGPGRNALASLAAGTARRIVKPGQIFNRIHVEDITGALSLLAEREMGGVFNLADGEPSPAEDVVTFAAELMGVEPPPEIPFDRAEMTPMARSFYGENKRVSNARIKEAGYAFAWPDYRTALTRMWAEDDWR from the coding sequence ATGAAGAAGCGTATCTTCCTGCTCGGAGCCGGCTATTCGGCGCGGGCCTACGCTCGCCGACAGCGAGGGCAGGCCGAGGCGATCTCCGGCACAACGCGCTCGCCCGAAAAGTTCGATGCATTGCGCGAGGACGGTATCGAGCCGCTGATTTTCGATGGCACGGTCAGTTCCGAAATGGCAGATACGCTGAAGCGGACGACGCATCTCGTGCTTTCCGCCGCGCCGGAAGCCGGCGCGGGAGACGAAAGCCATGACCCGCTCCTGCCGCATGTCGATGGTAGGCTCCGGCAGGCCATGCCCGATCTGCGCTGGATTTCTTACCTTTCGACGGTCGGCGTCTATGGCGACCATGGCGGCGCATGGGTCGACGAGGGGAGCGAATGCCGACCGGTCTCCCGGCGCTCCGTCGAGCGGCTGGAGGCGGAAAAGGCGTGGCAAAGGGCAGCCGAAAGGGAAGGCCTGCCGCTCGCGGTGCTGCGGCTGGCCGGCATCTACGGACCGGGCCGCAATGCCCTTGCGAGCCTCGCGGCCGGCACCGCCCGGCGCATCGTCAAGCCCGGCCAGATCTTCAATCGTATCCATGTCGAGGACATTACCGGTGCCCTGTCGCTGCTGGCGGAGAGGGAAATGGGCGGCGTCTTCAATCTCGCCGACGGGGAGCCTTCGCCGGCGGAGGATGTCGTTACCTTCGCGGCGGAACTGATGGGCGTCGAGCCGCCGCCGGAAATCCCCTTCGATCGGGCGGAGATGACGCCGATGGCGCGCTCCTTCTACGGCGAGAACAAGCGTGTCTCCAATGCGAGGATCAAGGAGGCGGGATATGCCTTCGCCTGGCCCGATTACCGCACCGCGCTGACGCGCATGTGGGCGGAAGACGATTGGCGCTGA
- a CDS encoding DUF992 domain-containing protein produces MKKILSAASLVLGSLAAVSVAAAADLSTYREANVYHEPDARGGVRIGYLACDIGGGVGYLLGSAKEVDCVFHSNSGRRDRYTGTIRKLGVDVGFTKRGRLVWAVFAPTAGYHHGSLGGLYKGATVEATVGAGVGANVLVGGTSGSVHLQTISVQGQLGLNAAATGTSMTLNSAG; encoded by the coding sequence ATGAAAAAGATTCTTTCGGCGGCCTCGTTGGTTTTGGGGTCGCTTGCCGCCGTTTCGGTTGCGGCCGCGGCCGACCTTTCCACCTATCGCGAAGCAAATGTCTACCACGAGCCGGACGCGCGCGGCGGCGTGCGCATCGGCTATCTCGCCTGCGATATCGGCGGCGGCGTCGGCTATCTCCTCGGCTCCGCCAAGGAAGTCGACTGCGTTTTCCATTCGAATAGCGGCCGCCGCGATCGCTACACCGGCACGATCCGCAAGCTTGGCGTCGATGTCGGCTTCACGAAGCGCGGCCGCCTCGTATGGGCGGTCTTCGCGCCGACGGCGGGCTATCATCACGGCTCGCTTGGCGGCCTTTATAAAGGCGCGACCGTGGAGGCGACGGTCGGCGCGGGCGTTGGCGCCAATGTGCTTGTCGGCGGCACCTCCGGTTCCGTCCATCTGCAAACGATCAGCGTGCAGGGCCAGCTCGGCCTGAACGCGGCGGCGACCGGAACGTCGATGACGCTGAATTCGGCCGGTTGA
- a CDS encoding 2Fe-2S iron-sulfur cluster-binding protein, with translation MTRRLRIATGLVLFVYVAFHLVNVSLGLYSVGLMDAARPYFQGFWTSIPGVALLALAFTTHAALGLHALFWRNTFRMTRLDAVQLLTSLCIIPLLAPHVVGTIIAADLFDYDPTFRSVLGLFWIDVPTEGLRQVFTLVFVWVHGVIGLFTWMRVQRWWGRVSAILYPLAVVIPVLALLGFVHAGKELMVPAPAAVEESAAPASAEAANDEQAAQAPEEPAEMAPNPPLTSEALQQAVVTLSHIKWRAIWFFAALVGLTLIGRAIRLKHDHAKLRIAWVGGPEFTVDAGPSVLQIAQMHHVPHAHLCRGRGRCGTCRIRVAGSEFPLPPRNDVERQTLGRLEADDEVRLACQLVPHGGWLQVERLVPPDIRPADLRERRHSPAPAGPQPEPAQ, from the coding sequence ATGACAAGGCGTCTCAGGATCGCGACCGGCCTGGTGCTGTTCGTCTATGTCGCGTTCCATCTCGTGAACGTGTCGCTCGGCCTCTATTCCGTCGGATTGATGGATGCGGCCCGGCCTTATTTCCAGGGTTTCTGGACGAGCATTCCCGGCGTGGCGCTGCTTGCGCTTGCCTTCACGACGCACGCCGCGCTCGGGCTGCACGCGCTCTTCTGGCGCAATACCTTCCGGATGACGCGGCTCGACGCGGTCCAGCTCCTCACCAGCCTTTGCATCATTCCGCTGCTTGCACCGCATGTGGTCGGCACCATAATCGCGGCGGACCTTTTCGACTACGATCCGACCTTCCGCAGCGTGCTCGGCCTGTTCTGGATCGACGTGCCGACCGAGGGCCTGCGGCAGGTCTTCACCCTCGTCTTCGTATGGGTGCACGGCGTCATCGGTCTGTTCACCTGGATGCGGGTGCAGCGCTGGTGGGGCCGGGTCTCGGCGATCCTCTATCCGCTCGCCGTCGTCATTCCTGTGCTTGCGCTGCTCGGCTTTGTTCACGCCGGCAAGGAGCTCATGGTGCCGGCTCCGGCCGCCGTCGAAGAAAGCGCCGCTCCCGCTTCCGCCGAAGCGGCAAACGACGAACAGGCAGCCCAGGCTCCCGAAGAGCCGGCGGAGATGGCGCCGAACCCTCCGCTCACGAGCGAGGCGCTGCAGCAGGCGGTCGTCACGCTCTCTCATATCAAATGGCGGGCGATCTGGTTCTTTGCCGCGCTGGTCGGGCTGACGCTGATCGGCCGCGCCATCCGGCTGAAGCATGACCATGCCAAACTGCGCATTGCCTGGGTCGGTGGACCGGAATTCACCGTGGACGCCGGGCCGAGCGTGCTGCAGATCGCGCAGATGCATCACGTCCCGCATGCGCATCTGTGCCGCGGCCGCGGACGCTGCGGCACCTGCCGTATCCGCGTGGCGGGATCGGAATTTCCCTTGCCGCCCCGCAACGACGTCGAGCGGCAGACGCTCGGGCGGCTCGAGGCCGACGATGAGGTGCGGCTTGCCTGCCAGCTTGTGCCGCATGGCGGCTGGCTGCAGGTGGAGCGCCTTGTCCCACCGGATATCCGCCCGGCGGATTTGCGCGAGAGGCGTCATTCGCCCGCGCCGGCCGGGCCTCAGCCGGAGCCGGCACAATGA
- a CDS encoding glutathione S-transferase family protein: MLTLFHHPMFATCRFIRLCFAEYGEELALIEEKPWLRRKEFLSLNPAGSLPVLLAEGDVPIVGAGVIAEYVDETRGVLKRDKRLFAEDPMERAEIRRLCDWYLDKMESEVTRHLVRERVLKPFMPSSQGGGSPDSAAIRAARSNVRQHLKYTNWLAGTRDWLGGGRITYADLAAAAALSVLDYLGEVNWGDFPAAKDWYSRVKSRPSFRPLLTDRVRGLSPVSSYADLDF, encoded by the coding sequence ATGCTGACGCTTTTCCACCATCCGATGTTTGCCACCTGCCGCTTCATACGGCTCTGCTTTGCCGAGTATGGCGAGGAATTGGCGCTGATTGAGGAAAAACCATGGCTGCGGCGCAAGGAATTCCTCTCGCTCAACCCGGCCGGCAGCCTGCCGGTGCTTCTTGCCGAGGGCGATGTGCCCATTGTCGGCGCGGGCGTGATTGCTGAATATGTGGATGAAACGCGCGGTGTACTGAAGCGCGACAAGAGGCTTTTCGCCGAGGACCCGATGGAGCGCGCGGAGATAAGGCGTCTCTGCGACTGGTATCTCGATAAGATGGAGAGCGAGGTGACGCGGCATCTCGTGCGCGAGCGCGTGCTGAAGCCGTTCATGCCGAGTTCCCAGGGCGGCGGCTCGCCCGATTCGGCCGCGATCCGCGCGGCGCGCTCCAATGTGCGCCAGCATCTGAAATACACCAACTGGCTTGCCGGCACGCGCGACTGGCTGGGCGGCGGCCGTATCACCTATGCCGATCTGGCGGCCGCGGCCGCGCTCTCCGTGCTCGACTATCTGGGCGAGGTGAACTGGGGGGATTTCCCGGCCGCCAAGGACTGGTATTCGCGGGTGAAATCGCGGCCGTCTTTCCGCCCGCTGCTGACCGACAGGGTGCGCGGCCTTTCGCCGGTGTCCTCCTATGCCGACCTCGATTTCTGA
- a CDS encoding mechanosensitive ion channel domain-containing protein: MRRACPKIVMMALAIAIIFPGCIAATAQGLNLFRSKPAPSTEAAQPAPADVQDLLRLLSDPRIVEWLKQNAAAAPPALQQGGNPAMMARDELMRFLGRTKARAIELDHASEALPSASMVLRDAWQQEMPHGETLRTITYVVIFLFVGGGIEWLYWQYFHPLMVRLEYLRPTTLWRRFAQALARMAIGAGGIALFAVGSLGAFLAFDWAPFVQNMVAGLLVAVVTLRIVGALSRFILAPRVSDLRLVPLDDRRARTVHRWIVLAAAVTIFGATITDIISNLAMSDSGTAQVRSAALAVAVIFALLIAAALISMVWRIHRHRTVPADPGRRALYRVAPLLYTALIVVIFLLWLIGASQLMWTVAILALVMPVAKAVAALIDHLFDRAEEDARAEAAAVPPLPEAGGTPEAADVEDADRYEVYRPIARRVGRIVVLISAVAALASAWHTGFLTLSQSHAIAGRLFAIFANVAVTLLIADLVWVWAKTAIDRRLAGFTPPQPGAMPGPEARMATLLPILRMFLMVTVLVIVALTVLSSLGVNIGPLLAGAGVVGIAIGFGAQTLVRDIVSGIFFLLDDAFRVGEYIEEGNLRGTVEGMSLRSLRVRHHRGAVHTIPFGELKALTNYSRDWIILKLEFRVPFDTNLGLVKKLVKQVSAELLENPDYGPHFIEPLKFQGVRRMEEFNMVIGVKFMTKPNGAQWMVRRDAYQKLRDIFDQHGISFAERNVKVEVLTDHVLTPEEQKAVAGAAQQAVERAEKQATVADTP; the protein is encoded by the coding sequence ATGAGGCGCGCCTGTCCTAAGATCGTGATGATGGCGCTTGCCATCGCAATAATCTTTCCCGGCTGCATCGCCGCAACGGCGCAAGGCCTCAACCTCTTCCGCAGCAAGCCCGCCCCGTCCACCGAAGCGGCCCAACCGGCGCCGGCCGACGTTCAGGACCTGCTTCGTCTCCTGAGTGACCCTCGCATCGTCGAATGGCTGAAGCAGAACGCGGCCGCCGCGCCGCCGGCGCTACAACAAGGCGGCAACCCGGCAATGATGGCGCGTGACGAACTCATGCGCTTCCTCGGCCGGACGAAGGCACGTGCGATCGAACTCGATCATGCCAGCGAGGCGCTTCCCTCGGCCTCCATGGTGCTCCGCGATGCCTGGCAGCAGGAAATGCCCCATGGCGAGACGCTGCGCACGATAACCTATGTGGTGATCTTTCTCTTCGTGGGCGGCGGCATCGAATGGCTCTACTGGCAGTATTTCCATCCGCTCATGGTGCGCCTGGAATATCTCCGCCCGACAACGCTCTGGCGCCGCTTTGCCCAGGCGCTTGCGAGGATGGCGATAGGCGCCGGCGGCATCGCGCTTTTCGCCGTCGGCTCGCTTGGCGCCTTCCTCGCCTTCGACTGGGCGCCTTTCGTCCAGAACATGGTGGCCGGCCTGCTTGTGGCGGTCGTCACGCTCAGGATTGTCGGCGCGCTTTCGCGCTTTATCCTGGCGCCGCGTGTCTCCGACCTGCGGCTGGTGCCGCTCGACGACCGGCGTGCGCGCACCGTCCACCGCTGGATCGTGTTGGCCGCCGCGGTGACGATCTTCGGCGCGACCATCACCGACATAATCAGCAATCTCGCGATGAGCGACAGCGGCACCGCGCAGGTGCGTAGCGCCGCGCTCGCTGTCGCGGTCATCTTCGCGCTTCTCATCGCTGCCGCGCTTATCTCGATGGTCTGGCGCATCCATCGGCACCGTACCGTTCCGGCCGATCCGGGGCGCCGGGCACTCTACCGCGTCGCGCCCCTGCTTTACACCGCGCTGATCGTCGTCATCTTCCTGCTCTGGCTGATCGGCGCCTCGCAACTCATGTGGACGGTCGCCATCCTCGCACTCGTCATGCCTGTGGCGAAGGCGGTCGCGGCGCTGATCGACCATTTGTTCGATCGCGCGGAAGAGGATGCGAGGGCCGAAGCAGCCGCCGTCCCGCCTTTGCCCGAGGCCGGCGGCACACCAGAGGCCGCGGACGTGGAAGATGCCGACCGCTACGAGGTCTATCGCCCGATCGCGCGCCGGGTCGGCCGCATCGTGGTGTTGATCTCGGCCGTGGCCGCGCTCGCCTCTGCCTGGCACACCGGCTTCCTGACCCTGTCGCAGTCGCATGCCATCGCCGGCCGGCTGTTCGCTATTTTCGCGAACGTCGCGGTGACCCTCCTGATTGCCGATCTCGTCTGGGTCTGGGCCAAAACGGCCATCGATCGGCGGCTCGCGGGGTTCACTCCGCCGCAGCCGGGCGCCATGCCCGGTCCCGAGGCGCGCATGGCGACGCTCCTGCCGATCCTGCGCATGTTCCTCATGGTGACCGTACTGGTCATCGTCGCCCTTACGGTGCTTTCCTCGCTAGGCGTCAATATCGGGCCGCTGCTCGCCGGCGCCGGCGTGGTCGGTATCGCCATCGGCTTCGGCGCCCAGACGCTGGTTCGCGACATCGTATCGGGCATCTTCTTCCTGCTGGATGACGCCTTCCGTGTCGGCGAATATATCGAGGAGGGTAATCTGCGCGGCACGGTCGAGGGGATGTCGCTCCGTTCGCTGCGCGTGCGCCACCATCGTGGCGCGGTGCACACGATTCCCTTCGGCGAGCTGAAGGCGCTTACCAATTACAGCCGCGACTGGATCATCCTGAAGCTCGAATTTCGCGTGCCCTTCGATACCAATCTCGGGCTGGTGAAGAAACTCGTCAAACAGGTCAGCGCCGAATTGCTGGAGAACCCCGACTACGGACCGCATTTCATCGAACCGCTCAAATTCCAGGGCGTGCGGCGGATGGAAGAGTTCAACATGGTCATCGGCGTCAAGTTCATGACCAAGCCGAACGGGGCGCAATGGATGGTGAGGCGCGACGCCTATCAGAAGCTGCGCGATATTTTCGATCAGCACGGCATCTCCTTCGCCGAGCGCAATGTGAAGGTGGAAGTGCTGACGGACCATGTGCTCACGCCGGAAGAACAGAAGGCTGTGGCGGGGGCGGCGCAGCAAGCCGTGGAACGCGCGGAAAAACAGGCGACAGTGGCGGATACGCCGTAA
- a CDS encoding undecaprenyl-diphosphate phosphatase, whose product MEHQTILQALFLGILEGLTEFIPVSSTGHLLLAGHFMGFKSTGKAFEILIQLGAILAILSVYFRKLWQMLIDLPRDRITQHFVVGIILAFLPAAFLGVLLHDFIETVLFESPRLICIMLVLGGIVLLVVDRMPIKARYHDVEIMPWLVYLGIGVFQCLSLIPGTSRSGATIVGAMLLGTDKRTAAEFSFFLAMPTMVGAFVYDLYANRNVLSASDVPIIAVGFVAAFIVALIVVHTLLDYVSKRGYALFGWWRLVVGGLGLAALAIWG is encoded by the coding sequence ATGGAACACCAGACGATCCTGCAAGCGCTCTTCCTCGGCATATTGGAGGGACTGACGGAGTTCATTCCCGTCTCCTCGACCGGGCATCTCCTGCTTGCCGGCCATTTCATGGGCTTCAAATCCACAGGCAAAGCGTTCGAGATCCTGATCCAGCTCGGCGCGATCCTCGCCATTCTCAGCGTCTATTTCCGCAAGCTATGGCAGATGCTGATCGACCTGCCGCGTGACCGGATCACCCAGCATTTCGTGGTCGGCATAATTCTCGCCTTTCTGCCAGCCGCCTTTCTCGGCGTGCTCCTGCACGATTTTATCGAAACGGTTCTGTTCGAATCGCCGCGCCTCATCTGCATCATGCTGGTCCTCGGCGGCATCGTTCTGCTGGTGGTCGACCGCATGCCTATCAAGGCACGCTATCACGACGTCGAAATCATGCCGTGGCTGGTCTATCTCGGCATCGGCGTATTCCAGTGCCTGTCGCTGATCCCGGGAACGTCGCGCTCCGGCGCGACGATCGTCGGCGCCATGCTGCTCGGCACCGACAAGCGCACCGCCGCCGAATTCTCCTTCTTCCTGGCCATGCCGACCATGGTCGGCGCCTTCGTCTACGATCTTTACGCCAACCGGAACGTACTGAGCGCAAGCGATGTGCCGATCATCGCGGTCGGCTTCGTCGCGGCCTTCATCGTGGCGCTGATCGTCGTGCACACGCTGCTCGACTATGTGTCGAAGCGCGGTTACGCGCTGTTCGGCTGGTGGCGGCTGGTGGTCGGCGGTCTCGGGCTGGCGGCGCTGGCGATCTGGGGCTGA
- the mepA gene encoding penicillin-insensitive murein endopeptidase, with amino-acid sequence MPSLAALARNLTAAALCAAALVSARPAMADDPLAKLAFGAEKLPAAGPAQSIGFYSKGCFEGGVGLPLDGAHWEVMRPSRNRRWGHPTLIKVLERLAQDGTKVGWNGLLVGDISQPRGGPMTTGHASHQIGLDADIWFMPMPKGGLTLHQRETMSAVSVLKPHSLYVDDSRWTPAYEGILKMAASEPEVERVLVHPGVKKKLCDTVKGDRSWLSKIRPFWGHDDHFHVRIGCQSGSPLCKEQWQPSKEGCDKSLAWWFTEEPWRPAKNPKPKARDIMRLSALPSACMSVLAAPAAASTAVAVSEPAGGDDAVPVSAYAPTPPASIVPLPEPRPKRGK; translated from the coding sequence ATGCCTTCCCTGGCTGCGCTAGCGCGCAATCTGACCGCCGCGGCGCTGTGTGCCGCCGCCCTGGTTTCGGCCAGGCCGGCAATGGCCGACGACCCGCTGGCGAAGCTCGCCTTCGGCGCGGAGAAGCTGCCCGCGGCCGGGCCTGCGCAATCCATCGGCTTTTATTCGAAGGGCTGTTTCGAGGGCGGCGTCGGGCTGCCGCTCGATGGAGCCCATTGGGAGGTGATGCGGCCGTCACGAAACCGGCGCTGGGGCCACCCGACGCTCATCAAGGTGCTCGAAAGGCTGGCACAAGACGGGACCAAGGTCGGATGGAACGGCCTCCTCGTCGGCGACATCTCGCAGCCGCGCGGCGGCCCGATGACGACCGGGCATGCCTCGCACCAGATCGGGCTCGATGCCGATATCTGGTTCATGCCGATGCCGAAGGGCGGCCTGACCCTGCACCAGCGTGAAACGATGAGCGCCGTCTCCGTGCTCAAGCCGCATTCTCTCTATGTCGACGATAGCCGTTGGACGCCCGCTTATGAGGGTATCCTGAAGATGGCGGCGAGCGAGCCCGAGGTGGAGCGGGTGCTGGTGCATCCGGGCGTCAAGAAGAAACTCTGCGACACGGTGAAAGGCGACCGGAGCTGGCTCAGCAAGATCCGTCCCTTCTGGGGCCATGACGACCATTTCCATGTCCGCATCGGTTGCCAGTCGGGCTCGCCGCTTTGCAAGGAGCAATGGCAGCCTAGCAAGGAGGGCTGTGACAAGTCGCTCGCCTGGTGGTTCACCGAGGAGCCGTGGCGGCCGGCAAAGAACCCGAAGCCGAAGGCGCGCGACATCATGCGGCTGTCCGCCTTGCCGAGCGCATGCATGAGCGTGCTCGCGGCGCCCGCCGCCGCCTCGACGGCCGTGGCGGTGTCGGAGCCTGCCGGGGGCGACGATGCGGTACCGGTCAGCGCATATGCGCCGACGCCGCCTGCTTCTATCGTGCCGTTGCCCGAGCCGCGCCCGAAACGGGGAAAATAG
- a CDS encoding glucokinase, which produces MQPTDSDDGVLKFPILIGDIGGTNARFAILLDSYAEPKEFPTVQTADFPNIDDAIQSAILDHTSIQPRSAVLAVAGPVESDEIELTNCNWVVRPKAMASGLGLEDIVVLNDFEAQALSVVALGEDQMEKIGGGVSEEGASRVILGPGTGLGVAGLIHACHRWIPVPGEGGHMDIGPRTPRDFEVFPHLEKIEGRISGEQLLCGRGLVNIYRAIAKADAREPALATPAEITAAGLEKSDPTAAEALSMFVTCLGRTAGDLALVFMSRGGVYLTGGIAQKIVPALKNGAFRAAFEDKAPHTELLRAMPTYVITNPRGAVSGLAAYARTPARFGVSTHGRRWKSG; this is translated from the coding sequence ATGCAGCCAACCGACAGCGACGACGGCGTCCTGAAATTTCCGATCCTGATCGGGGATATAGGCGGGACGAATGCGCGCTTCGCTATCCTGCTCGACAGCTACGCCGAGCCCAAGGAATTCCCGACCGTCCAGACGGCGGATTTCCCCAATATCGACGACGCGATCCAGTCGGCGATCCTCGACCACACGTCGATCCAGCCGCGCTCGGCGGTCCTGGCGGTTGCCGGACCTGTCGAAAGCGACGAGATCGAACTCACCAATTGCAACTGGGTCGTTCGTCCGAAGGCGATGGCCTCCGGGCTCGGGCTCGAGGATATCGTCGTGCTCAACGACTTCGAGGCGCAGGCGCTGTCGGTCGTGGCGCTCGGCGAGGACCAGATGGAAAAGATCGGCGGCGGCGTCTCCGAGGAAGGCGCCAGCCGCGTCATCCTGGGGCCGGGCACGGGGCTCGGCGTCGCGGGTCTCATCCACGCCTGTCACCGCTGGATTCCCGTTCCGGGCGAGGGCGGCCATATGGACATCGGCCCGCGCACGCCGCGCGATTTCGAGGTCTTTCCGCATCTTGAGAAGATCGAGGGGCGGATTTCGGGCGAACAGCTTCTCTGCGGGCGGGGTCTCGTCAACATCTACCGCGCCATCGCCAAGGCCGATGCCAGGGAGCCGGCGCTGGCCACCCCCGCAGAAATCACCGCCGCCGGGCTGGAAAAGTCCGATCCGACCGCCGCCGAGGCGCTTTCCATGTTCGTCACCTGCCTCGGCCGCACGGCGGGCGATCTGGCGCTGGTCTTCATGAGCCGCGGCGGCGTCTATCTCACCGGCGGCATCGCCCAGAAGATCGTGCCGGCGCTGAAGAACGGCGCCTTCCGCGCCGCCTTCGAGGACAAGGCCCCGCATACGGAACTGCTGCGGGCCATGCCGACCTATGTCATCACCAACCCCCGTGGCGCCGTATCGGGCCTTGCGGCCT
- a CDS encoding complex I NDUFA9 subunit family protein, with protein MIEITETPKLVAIFGASGFIGRHVVRALAKRGYRIRAAVRRPDLAGHLQPLGNVGQVMPMQANLRYRWSVDRAVEGADHVINLVGILNKSGRQTFSAIHGFGARAVAEAARGAGAGLTHVSAIGASRNSPSAYARSKAEGERAVLETVRDAVVFRPSIVFGPEDHFFNRFAGMARYSPFLPLIGGGETRFEPVYVGDVAEAIARSVDGDLKGGTVYELGGPEVLTFRECMEEMLRVIERKRILLNTPWSIARMQAAVLGLLPKPLLTADQVIQLGIDNVVSEEAKKKGRTLEGIGIAGETVGTILPSYLWRYRVAGQFTRKIAA; from the coding sequence ATGATCGAGATCACCGAAACGCCGAAGCTCGTCGCAATATTCGGCGCTTCCGGATTCATCGGCCGGCATGTCGTGCGAGCCTTGGCCAAGCGCGGCTACCGCATCCGCGCCGCCGTCCGCCGCCCCGATCTCGCCGGCCATCTGCAACCGCTCGGCAATGTCGGCCAGGTCATGCCGATGCAGGCCAATCTGCGCTACCGCTGGTCGGTGGACCGGGCCGTCGAAGGCGCGGATCATGTCATCAATCTTGTCGGCATCCTGAACAAATCCGGGCGGCAGACCTTTTCGGCGATCCATGGCTTCGGCGCGCGTGCCGTCGCCGAAGCCGCGCGCGGGGCGGGCGCCGGCCTTACCCATGTCTCCGCCATCGGCGCCAGCCGCAATTCACCCTCTGCCTATGCCCGCAGCAAGGCCGAGGGCGAGCGCGCCGTCTTGGAGACAGTGAGGGACGCCGTTGTCTTCCGTCCGTCCATCGTCTTCGGGCCCGAGGATCATTTCTTCAACCGTTTTGCCGGCATGGCGCGCTATTCGCCCTTCCTTCCGCTGATCGGCGGCGGCGAGACGCGCTTCGAGCCGGTCTATGTCGGCGATGTGGCCGAGGCGATCGCGCGTTCGGTCGACGGCGATCTCAAAGGCGGCACGGTCTATGAACTCGGTGGACCGGAAGTGCTGACCTTTCGCGAATGCATGGAGGAGATGCTGCGCGTCATCGAGCGAAAGCGCATCCTCCTCAACACGCCATGGTCGATCGCCCGGATGCAGGCGGCCGTCCTCGGCCTTCTGCCGAAACCGCTGCTCACCGCCGACCAGGTGATTCAGCTCGGCATCGACAATGTCGTTTCCGAAGAGGCGAAGAAGAAAGGGCGCACGCTGGAAGGCATCGGCATCGCCGGCGAGACCGTCGGCACGATCCTGCCGAGCTATCTGTGGCGCTATCGGGTGGCCGGCCAGTTCACGCGCAAGATAGCCGCCTGA
- the queG gene encoding tRNA epoxyqueuosine(34) reductase QueG yields MPTSISEEQCERKSRPDRLRAFVIEEALSAGFDICRFTRPDATGPTAERLARFIAEGFHGTMGWMEETAERRAEPGHLWPEVRSIVMLGMNYGPDRDPLEILARRDRGAISVYAQNRDYHDVVKGKLKIVAGKLAARSGADVKVFVDTAPVMEKPLAAAAGLGWQGKHTSLVSREFGSWLFLGSIFTTTEFEPDEPETDHCGSCHACLDICPTSAFPAPYRLDARRCISYLTIEHKEPIPREFRAAMGNRIYGCDDCLAVCPWNKFARSAAEAKFSAREELRAPSLGDLLALDDTAFRALFSGSPVKRIGRDRFVRNVLIAAGNSGKPALARRCGELLADASPLVRGAAVWALSRLMGLEDFAKLARKHLQQETDASVLDEWRIALDERLSA; encoded by the coding sequence ATGCCGACCTCGATTTCTGAAGAGCAGTGCGAGCGCAAATCCCGCCCCGACAGGCTGCGCGCTTTCGTGATCGAAGAGGCCCTGAGCGCAGGCTTCGACATCTGCCGTTTCACCCGGCCGGACGCGACCGGCCCCACTGCGGAACGCCTCGCCCGGTTCATCGCCGAGGGTTTTCACGGCACGATGGGGTGGATGGAGGAAACCGCGGAGCGGCGTGCCGAACCTGGCCATCTGTGGCCGGAGGTGCGCTCAATCGTCATGCTCGGCATGAATTATGGCCCCGACCGCGACCCGCTGGAAATCCTTGCCCGGCGGGATCGCGGCGCGATCTCCGTCTATGCGCAGAACCGCGACTATCACGACGTGGTCAAGGGCAAACTCAAGATCGTCGCCGGCAAGCTGGCGGCCAGAAGCGGCGCCGATGTCAAGGTATTCGTCGATACCGCGCCCGTCATGGAAAAGCCGCTCGCGGCGGCCGCCGGCCTCGGCTGGCAGGGAAAGCACACCAGCCTGGTCAGCCGCGAATTCGGCTCCTGGCTTTTCCTCGGCTCGATCTTCACCACCACCGAATTCGAGCCGGACGAGCCGGAGACGGACCATTGCGGCTCCTGCCATGCCTGCCTCGATATCTGCCCGACAAGCGCGTTTCCCGCGCCCTACCGGCTCGATGCGCGGCGCTGCATCTCCTACCTGACGATCGAGCACAAGGAGCCGATCCCGCGCGAATTCCGCGCCGCCATGGGCAACCGCATCTATGGCTGCGACGACTGCCTCGCCGTCTGTCCCTGGAACAAATTCGCCCGGTCGGCGGCGGAGGCGAAGTTTTCCGCACGCGAGGAACTGCGCGCGCCGAGCCTCGGCGATCTACTGGCATTGGACGACACGGCATTCCGCGCGCTCTTCTCCGGCTCACCGGTGAAGCGGATCGGCCGCGACCGCTTCGTGCGCAACGTACTGATTGCCGCCGGCAACAGCGGCAAGCCGGCGCTTGCGAGGCGATGCGGGGAACTTCTGGCGGACGCATCGCCGCTTGTCAGGGGCGCAGCGGTCTGGGCGCTGTCACGGCTGATGGGGCTGGAGGACTTCGCAAAGCTTGCACGGAAGCATTTGCAACAGGAAACGGACGCTTCGGTACTTGACGAGTGGCGGATAGCTCTCGATGAAAGGCTTTCCGCATGA